In the Sulfurivermis fontis genome, TGGTGAAGACCTGGGTCTCCGGCGATGAGAAGTAACTGGGTGCTGAATCATGGCTGAAAAAAAGACCAAGCTGAGCGGTCCCGAGCGCGCCGCCATCCTGATGATGGCGGTGGGCGAAGATGTGGCGACGGCCATCATGAAACACATGGGGCCGAAGGAGGTGCAGCGTATCGGTGAGGCGATGGCATCGACCTCCAACGTCTCGCGCGAGCAGGTGGAGGATGTGGTGGCCACTTTCGCCGAGACCTTCGGTAACCAGACCGCCATCGGCGTCGGCTCCGAGGAGTATTTGCGTAAGATCCTGGTCAACTCTTTGGGTGAGGACAAGGCATCCGGACTCATCGACCGTATTCTCCTCGGCCGTTCGTCCAAGGGGCTGGAGGCGCTGAAGTGGATGGAGCCGCGTTCCATCGCCGAGGTGGTGCGTCTGGAGCATCCGCAGATCATCGCCATCGTGTTGTCCTATCTGGACGCGGATCAGGCGGCGGAGGTGTTGAGCCTGCTGCCGGAAAACATGCGTGCCGACATTCTGATGCGTATCGCCAGCCTGGACGGCATTCAGCCCAGCGCCTTGCAGGAGCTGGATGATATCCTCGACAAGCAGTTCTCCGGCGCCACCGGCAACCTCAAGTCGTCCAGCGTGGGCGGCACCAAGACCGCGGCCAATATCCTCAACTTCATGGATACCGCCATCGAGGGGGCTATTCTTGATCGGGTCAAGGAAGTCGACAGCGAGCTGGGGCAGAAGATTCAGGATCTCATGTTTGTGTTCGACAACCTGGCCGAGGTGGACGACCGCAGCATCCAGGCGCTGTTGCGCGAGGTATCGTCCGATACCCTGATCATTGCCCTCAAGGGGGCCGATGCGGCGGTGACCGAGAAGGTTCTGAAGAACATGTCCAAGCGTGCCGCCGAAATGTTGCGTGACGACCTCGAGGCGCGTGGTCCGGTGCGTCTGTCCGAAGTGGAGGCAGCGCAGAAGGAAATTCTCGCCATCGCGCGTCGCATGGCCGAGGCGGGCGATATCTCCTTGGGAGGCGGTGGTGATGAGTTCGTCTAAGGTCATCAGCGCCGACAGTCTGACCGCCTACGAGCGCTGGGAGTTGCCCGAAGTCGATGGGCCCGGTGTGCGTCGTGCCCGTGTGGAGGACATGGATGCCTCCGCCGTGAAGCCACTGACCGCCGAGCAGCTGGAACAGATCCGGCACGAGGCGCAGCGCGAAGGCTTCGAGACCGGTCGCAGGGAGGGGCTGGCCGCGGCGCAGAAGGAGGTGCGTGCCATGGTGCAGCGCCTCACCCAGATCATCAATGCCTTCAGCAACCCGCTGGAGGATGTCGATGCCAAGGTGGAGCAGGAACTGGTGAGTCTGGCCATCGCCGTGGCACGCCAGATCATCCGCCGCGAACTGAAGACCGACCCGGGCCAGGTGGTGGCCGTGGTGCGCGAGGCGCTGGCGGCCCTGCCGGCGGCGGCACGCCGTGTCACCATTCATCTGCATCCGGAAGACGCTGCGCTGGTGCGCGAGACGCTGCCGTCCGCTGGCGAGGAGAGCAACTGGCGCATCGTCGAGGATGCGCGCCTGAGCCGGGGTGGCTGCCGCATTCATGCCGAGCATTCCCAGATCGACGCCACGGTGGAGAAGCGTATCGCGGCCATCGTGACCCAGTTGCTGGGGGGCGAGCGTGCCACCGACAAGACGACCGAGGATGAGCATGATGCTGCGCAGTGAGCGCTGGTCAGCTGCCCTGCAACGCGCCGGGCGTCAGCTTGGCGAGGTGCAGACCCTGATGGTGGAGGGGCGCCTGACGCGCATGATCGGCCTGACCCTGGAGGCCGTGGGACTGCGCGCGAATATTGGCGCGCGCTGCCTGGTGGAGTCTGCCGACGGCGATGCCATCGAGGCCGAGGTCGTGGGCTTCGCCGGTGAAAAGCTGTATCTGATGCCCACCGGTCCGATCCGCGGCATTGGCCCCAATGCGCGGGTGATCCCCACCGGGCGCAGCTACGACGCGGCGGTGGGGGACGCTCTGCTGGGGCGCGTCATCGATGGCGCCGGCATGCCGCTGGACGGCAAGGGGCCTATCGAGACCACGGCGCGCATACCGCTGTCCGGTCGTCCCATCAATCCCATGGCGCGCCGTCCGATCCGCGAACCGCTGGATGTGGGCGTGCGCGCCATCAACACCCTGCTCACCGTGGGCCGCGGTCAGCGCATGGGGTTGTTCGCCGGCAGCGGCGTGGGCAAGAGTGTGTTGCTCGGCATGATGACGCGCTTCACCACCGCCGAAGTGGTCGTCGTCGGTCTCATCGGCGAACGCGGCCGCGAGGTGAAGGAGTTCATCGAGAACATCCTCGGCGAGGAGGGTATGGCCCGCGCCGTGGTGGTGGCGGCGCCGGCCGACGCCACGCCGGTGATGCGTTTGCACGGCGCTTCCCTGGCCACCAGCGTGGCCGAATATTTCCGCGATCAGGGCCGTGACGTGCTGCTGCTGATGGACTCCCTCACCCGCTATGCCCAGGCGCAACGCGAGCTGGCTCTGGCCATCGGCGAGCCGCCGGCCACCAAGGGTTATCCGGCCTCGGTATTCGCCAAGCTGCCACAACTGGTGGAGCGTGCCGGCAACGGCGATGTGGGCGGAGGTTCGATCACGGCGTTCTACACGGTGCTGACCGAGGGCGACGATCAACAGGATCCCATCGCCGATTCGGCGCGCGCCATACTCGACGGCCACGTGGTGCTGTCGCGCCGCCTCGCCGAAGCGGGGCACTACCCGGCCATCGATATCGAGGCGTCCATCAGCCGCGCCATGACCGAGATCACCCAGCCGGATCACCAACAGGCGGCACGCAGCTTCAAGCGCATCTATTCCACCTACCAACAGAACCGTGACCTGATCAGCGTCGGGGCCTACGTGAAGGGCTCCAATCCGCAGATCGACGAGGCGATCCGGTTGTATCCGAGCCTGACGCAGTTTCTGCAGCAGGGCATCAACGAACCGGTGGATTTTGCACAGAGCATGCAGGATTTGACCACAGTGATGGAGAGTAGCGTGCCGCAGGGCGGGACGCTGGCGCGGCGCTAAACAGAAATCTCTGCGCGCGGCGCGGAAAGTTGAGCAAGGGCGGTAGACACGATGACCCGTTCGAAACGCATGCAGCCGGTGCTGCGCATCGCCGAGATGCGCGAGCAGGATGCGGCCAAGGAACTGGGCGATGCGCAGCGCATGTTACAGGAGCAGGAGGACCGTCTGGCCGAGTTGCGCGCCTATCAGGCGGAATACGCGCGCAATTTTCAGGAACAGGGGAGTGCCGGGATCAGTGCGGCACGGTTCCAGGAGTTCCATCGCTTCATGGCCAGCCTGAACCAGGCCATCGAGCAGCAGCAACAGGTGATACAGAACGCGGCCCGTGTCTGTGCCCAGAAAAAGCAGCTTTGGCAGCAGGCCTACGGCAAGAGCAAGAGCCTGGGCAAGGTGGTGGAGCGTTATTGCGAGCAGGAGCAGTACGAGCAGGGGCGGCGCGAGCAGAAGGCTGCCGACGAAATGGCCCAGCACGGCGCCCGCGGCAGGTTGGGGCGCGACGAGGAATAAACGCACGGTGGCACACGATTTGCTGTGTATACCGGGCACAGGCGAGCGAGTTGGAGAGACATCATGCTGAATGCCAAAAGCGGAATCTCGGAAATGTTGCTGCCCGTCGGGGGCGGGGGCTCGGCACGGCGCCAGGAAACCGGCTCCGCGGACGATTCCGGCCTGTTCGGTGACACCCTGAAGGGGCAGATGCAGCAGGCGGCCGAGGCACAGAAGCCGGCGTCACGGGAAACAGAGCGGCCGGCGCAAAGCGCGCAAAAAGCCGCCGCTGACGCGGGGCAGCAACCGGTCAAGGCCGAATCCGATATCCCTGTCGAGGTTGCCCAGGAAGACGCTGAGGCCGTCGCTGCCAGCGACGGTGCGACGGAGGAACTCGTCGTCGAACTGGCCGAGGACGGTTTGCCGGTACAAACGCTGTCAGCCGAATCGTTCCCCGCCACAGAGCCCGAGGTGGCCGCCGGCGGCAACGATTTACCGGCCGAGACGGATGCAGGCGGCAAGATTTTGCCGTTGCCCCTGACGCAGTTCCCCTCGCCGCAGGCGGATGCCAGGGCCGATGTACCACCCGAAGAGGGGGCTTTGGAAGAATTGCCGCGTTGGCTGCATTCGCTGGCAGCGGCGGGCCGTGGCCGTGAGCAGGCGGTGGCGGGGCGTACCGAGGAGCCTGGCCTCCTGGCTGCCGAGGATGGCGTGCAGGATGGCGCCTTCCTCAAGGGGCTGCAGGCCGTGACCGCACAAATGGACGGTCAGCGCAGTGATATGGGGGGGCGGCAACCGGGGCAGGGCGCCGAGACTTTCTTCAAGCTGGCCGGATTGACCGTCGTCAAGGAGGCGCCGCCGCCGCTGAGCCTGGCGGCCTCCACGGTGAGCGCCGCCGCGGCAGCGACCACGGCGCCGACAAGCGCCGCCCCGGCGGCCGCGGTGCCGACCCTGGCGCTGGATGTGCCGCTGCGTCAGGCCGGCTGGGATCAGGCGATGGCCGAGCGGGTGGTCTGGATGGCCAAGCAGGGGGTGCAGGAGGCGCAGATCCACCTCAATCCGCGCAACATGGGGCCCATCGAGGTCCATGTCTCGGTACAGAAAGATCAGGCCTCGGTGGCCTTCGTGGCACAGCATGCGATGACGCGCGAGGCCCTGGATGCCGCCATGCCGCGCCTGCGCGACATGTTGCAGGACAGCGGCCTCAATCTGGCGCAAGCGGAGGTGTCGCAGCATGATCGGCAGCGCGAGCAGGCGGCCGGCTTTGCCGGCGGGCAGGGACGTGGCCAGCACGCTCACGGCGGTCATGCCGCCGGTGACGATGTCGTGGTGGCGCAGACGCCGCTGCGTAGCGGCGGCCTGGGGGCGGTCGATTATTACGCCTGAGCCGGTATGACACCGTGCATGGGGCCCGGGACAGGCAACTGTCACGGGCCCTTTTGTTTCGGGTGGCTTTGCTCCTATGCCATAATCGCAGGCACCTTCCAGTGGTCAAGACACCTGCATGTACACAGCCCCGGGAATACGCCGCGACGATGAGTTGGTGACGCGTTTTGCGCCGCTGGTGAAGCGCATTGCCTATCACCTCATCGGTCGTCTGCCGGCCAGCGTGATGGTGGACGATCTGATCCAGGCCGGGATGATCGGTCTTTTGGATGCGGCGCGCCATTATGACGAGAGCCAGGGCGCCAGTTTCGAAACCTATGCATCGATTCGAATCCGCGGTGCCATGCTCGACGAGTTGCGCCGTAACGACTGGGCACCCAAGTCGGTGCACCGTCGTGCGCGCGATGTGGCCGAGGCGATGCGGCGGGTGGAGGTGGAAAGCGGACGTGAAGCCAGCGACAAGGAAGTGGCGCGGGAGATGGGCATCTCCCTCGACGAATACCACCAAATCCTGCTCGATGCCAGCACCAGCAAGGTGGCCAACTTCGAGGAACTGGGTCTGGATGAGGCCAGCATCGGCGATGGCCTGGTGGAGCAGGAGCCGGCGCCGTTGCGCGCTGTGCAGGATGCGCGTTTTGCCGACAGCCTGGCCGAGGCCATCGAAAGCCTGCCGGAACGTGAACGGCTGGTACTCAGCCTGTATTACGACCAGGAGCTCAATCTGAAAGAGATAGGCGCCGTGCTCAATGTCACCGAGTCGCGCGTCAGTCAGCTGCTCAGCCAGGCCTATCTGCGCTTGCGAGGGCGGCTGGGTGACTGGCTGCAAAAATAATTGTTACGCTGCTCCCCCATGAAGCGCCATCTTGTTTCCCGCCGCGAAGTGCAGCCGCACCCCTTGTGGCTGTTCGAGGAAAACTACCTGCTGTTGCGCCGTCTGCTGCCGCGCCTGCGGCCCGGGGCCCGTTTCGTTCTCGGCGGCGGTCACGGCGCCCTGCGTGTGGAGGTGGCAGAGGACGCCGGGCCGTATACCACCCATCTGACCCTGTCCACGACGTTTGCCGGCGACGGACAGCTGCCACCGCCGTTGCGGTTCAAGGTGCGCATCTATCACGATGCACGTCTTGCCGAGGTAACCGGGTATCAGGACTGTGCCCATATTCCGCCGCGCTATGCCGCGCGCCAGGCCGAGGGGTTTCAGCGTGACGAGCGCCGCCAGGTCAACCGCCTGCTCCATGAGGTGCTGCAGCAGTGTCGCCGCCACGGCCACGTGGCCGTGGAACAGCCCTGATCCTCAATTCCTTTTTGTCATCCTGATTTGTGACAGCCGGTATACCGCACCGGCGCCGGCACAAATCATTCCAGCCAGCATTACCGTGGCGACCACCCCGATGTGGGTGGCCGTATAGCCGGCCAGCAGATTGCCCAGCGAAGTGATGCCGATGAACAGTACGGCGAACAGCGCCATGATGCGTCCGCGCAGCTGGTTGGGTACCTGCATCTGAATCAGCGTGTTGATGGAGGTGGCCATGGTGGTGACGGAAAAACCCAGCACGACGAGCAGGGGCAGGGCATAGGCCAGGGTGGTGGTGTTGGCGAACAGCAGCATGCCGATGCCGGCGGCCAGGGTGGCGAGGGCGATGTTGTGGCTCAGATGTTGCCGTCCTCCCAGCCAGGCCAGACGCATGGCGGCGAGCAGGGCGCCGATGCCGGCGGTACCGAGCAGCAAACCCAGCTGGCCGGCGCCGCCACCGAAGATCTGATGGGTAAACACCGGCATCAGCACCGTATAGGCCGGCGCGGTGAGACTGCCGACGGTGAGCAGGAACAGCGCAGACCGGATCGGCCGGTTGTCCCAGGCATAGTCCAGCCCCTCGCGCAGGCGACGCCACTGGCTTTGCGCCGCCTCGCTGGCGGCGCTGCGCCCTGCCGTCAGATGCAGCAATCCCCACAGCACGGCCAGAAAGCTGAGTGCATTGAGCAGAAACACCGGCCCCTCGCCCCAGCTTGCCACCAGGGCACCGGCGATGGCGGGTCCGGCGAAGCGGGCCAGGTTGAAGATGCTGGAGTTGAGGGCGATGGCGTTGGGCAGGTCCGTCGCCGGCACCAACTCGGCGAGGAAGGAGTGACGGCTGGGCATTTCCACCGCGTGTACCAGACCGAGCATGAAGGCGAGGATGACCACATGCCAGGTTTCCACCCAACCGCCGAATACCAGTAGTGCCAGTAGGAGTGCCTGGACCATGGCGACGAGCTGTGCCGTGATGAGCAGGGAGCGGCGCGGCAGGCGGTCGGCCAGCATGCCGCCGGCCAGGCCGAACAGCAGCACCGGCAGCATGGCGGCAAAGGCGACCGCGCCGAGCATCAGAGAGGAATGGCTCAGCCGGTAGACCAGCCAGGCCTGCGCCATGTTCTGCATCCAGGTGCCGGTGATGGAAATCAGCTGGCCGAAATAGAACAGGCGAAACTGCCGATGGCGGAGGGAACGGAACAGATGCGACAACATGGGGTAGCGACGGGCCGGAAGTGAGGACCGATTATAACGCTGCTTGACGGGCAAGGCCGGGATGACTATTCTTGAGAAAAATAGTATGGAAATGACCTTGCCACTGGCAGGAATGCTGCAGGATGAAGATGAGGTGCAGTCATGGCATACAGCGACAAAGTCATCGATCACTACGAAAATCCGCGCAACGTCGGTTCCCTGGACAAAGACGCGCCGGATGTCGGTACCGGCATGGTCGGCGCGCCCGCCTGCGGTGACGTGATGCGCCTGCAGATCAAGGTGGGTGCCGACGGTGTCATCGAGGATGCCAAGTTCAAGACCTACGGTTGCGGCTCCGCCATCGCCTCCAGTTCCCTGGTGACCGAATGGATGAAGGGCAAGACCCTGGATCAGGCGCTGGAGATCAAGAACAGCCAGATCGCCGAAGAGCTGGCCCTGCCGCCGGTGAAGATTCACTGCTCGGTGTTGGCCGAGGATGCCATCAAGGCCGCCATCGCCGACTACCGCAGCAAGCACTAGTACCTCTCCAAGTTGGACGACAGCGCGGCTCCACCGCGCTTTTCTGTCGGGTACCGTTTTGTCTTATCATTGGCAGTTCTTACGGAGCCTGCCGATGAATCTCTCCTACACACTTTTCCCCGCCTGGCTGCACTGGCTTGCCACGGCCGGGTTTACCCTGCTGTTCATTTATGCCGTGCGCCATGGCGCGTGGCGGCGCTTTGGCGACAAGGAGTTGCTGCATGTCTTGCTGGGCAGCTGCGTATTGCTGTTGCTTATCTGGAATCTCAAGGCCGGCATCAAGCCGGGACTGACCTTTCATCTCCTCGGCGGCACCCTGTTCATGCTGATGTATGGCTGGGAGGTCGCCTTTGTCGCCATCAGTCTGGTGCTTGCCGGCAATATCATCAACGGCCTCATCTCCTGGCAGTCCTTTGCCATCAATGCACTGGTGATGGGTGCCTTGCCGGTGCTCGTCACCCATGCGGTTTATCGTCTGGCCGTGTGGTACCTGCCGCATCACTTTTTCGTGTATATCCTGTTCAATGCCTTTTTCTGCGCCGGACTGGGGATGGCGCTGACGGTTTCTACCGCTTCTCTGCTGCTGGTAGGATTCGGGCCGTATAGTGTCGGTACCGTGATGCGGGATTATCTGCCTTATGTACCGTTGATGATGTTCGGTGAGGGGTTCATGACGGGCATGCTGGTGACCGGCATGGCGCTGATGAAGCCGCACTGGCTGGTAACCTACGATGACCGGCGCTACATCGCCGGAAAATAGAGCGACCCCAGCGGCCGAGAGGAGAGGGAAGACGCAGGCATGGATGTTTTTGTCGCCCGACAGCCCATCTTCGATCGCCGCCAGCAGGTGGTTGCCTACGAGCTTCTCTATCGTGCACGCGACAGCCGGGTAGCGGAGATCAGCGATCCTGACCTTGCCACCACCGAGGTGTTCATCAACACCTTCATGGACATCGGACTCGATCGCGTCACCGGCCAGCGCCGCGCCTACATCAATCTGACGCGACCCTTTCTGTTGGGGCAGTACCCCCTGCCGTTTCACCAGGACAGCGTCACGCTGGAGGTGCTGGAGGATATCGTCCCCGATACCGAGTTGATCGAGGCGCTGCGCGGATTGTCGCAACAGGGGTTTGAGATCGCTCTGGACGATTTCACCTTTCGCCCGGAATTGGTCCCTCTGCTGCGGATTGCCGATGTGGTGAAGCTGGATATCCGCCAGCTGGATGCCGAAGCCCTGCAGCAACATGTGGCACTGCTGCGTCGCTTCGGGGTACGCCTTCTGGCGGAGAAGGTGGAGACCCGCGCGGAGTTCGCCCGTTGCCTGGAGCTAGGTTTCGATCTGTTTCAGGGTTATTTCTTTTGCGCACCGGCCGTGCTGCGCGGCAAGCAGGCCGTGCCTTCACGCCTTGCCACCCTGCGGCTGCTGCACAAGCTCAATGTCCCGGAATTCCGCTTCGACGAGCTGGCGCAGACCATATCCACCGATGCGACACTGGCCTACAAGCTGCTGCGCTACATCAATTCGGCCTATTTCGGCCTGCGCCGCAAGGTGGAGTCCATCCGCCATGCCCTGGTCCTGCTGGGGCAGAAAAACATTCGCATCTGGCTCAACCTCATTGCCCTGTCACATTTACAAGACAAGAGTCACGAGCTGATGGTCACCACCTTGGCGCGTGCCCGGATGTGTGAACTCATCGCCATTTCTCGCGGCCAGGAGCAGGACAAGGACAAGTATTTTCTCGTCGGCCTGTTTTCTGCCCTTGATGCCTTTGTGGATATGCCAATGGCGGAGATTATCGAGTCGATTTCTCTTGCCGACGACATTGTGGAGGGAATCACCCGTCGCAGCGGCCCTTTGGGCACCGTGCTGGAGATGGTGCTGCACACCGAACGCGGCGAGTGGGCCAGCATGAACCCGCTCGGCCTCAGCGCTGCCCAGATCAACAGCGCCTATCTGCAGTCCATTGCCTGGGCGGGGGAGATGATGCAGTTGCTGGGGGACTGAAACAGAAAAGTTTGCGCAGTCACTCTCGGGGAACACCGCTGATGAATACGATAAGGTCACGGGAGCGTCGGGTGGTGGGCTGTCGCCGGTCTGTTGCTGGTGATATTCCGGTCCGGCTGGCAAGCGGCGTAGACTGTCGAACCGTGCCATGCGGCGAATGCGAGAAGGCGCTGGCCGAGGGCGGTAGCGCCGATGTGTTGGTGGCGGACCGTGCCGTGAGCGGGGGCTGGATTCGCGGACGTCCGCAGTAAGACCGCCATCGTCCCGTATGGCGCGGGCGGAGTTCCAGTTACCGCTGCCAATGGCGCTCTGTTGGCAATGCGTTAGACCACTGCTGTGTGAATTCCAAGGAAGCAATGTTTTATGAAACCAGAACGTCTCAACCCATTCCGACTTTTTCGTGACCAGTGGGCCGTCATGAGCTTCTATGAACGCTTCGAGCAGGTCGTGGCGCTGGTACTGTCGGCGGTAATCGCGGTGATCATCATCGTTTCGCTGATACAGCTGATTTCCATTGTCTTTAACCTGCTCATCATCGATGCATTCAATCCGCTCGATCACAAGGTATTCCAGAATGTGTTCGGCATGGTCATGACGCTGTTGATTGCGATGGAGTTCAAGCACTCGATCGTGCGCGTGGCATTAGCATCATCCAGGTCAAAACGGTGATCTTGATCGCACTGATCGCGTTGGCACGCAAGTTCGTGATCCTCGACCCCGATGTCAGTCCGGGCAAAGTCGCCGCCCTGGCCGGTGCGACCCTGGCTTTGGGAACAACCTACTGGCTGCTGCGCGAGCGCGATGACAGAGTAGCCGAGGAAGCCCAGCGTGAACGGTCGTGACGCGGGGATTTTGCCCGCGGCCTGGTCGCGGCATCGCTGGCTCAACCGCCTGCAAACAGCGCTGCTCGTGGTGACCCTGCTCGGTATCGCCGCCCTGGCCGGCAGCCTGCTTTTTGGCGACATGGGCCTGTGGTTGGCATTGGGGGCAGGTGGTCTCGCTCTCCTCGTCGAGCCTGCCGCGGCGTCGAGTCTGACCCTGCGGTTGTATGGCGCGCGCGCCTTGCATCCGAGCGAAGCGCCCGATCTCTGGACCCTGGTACGCGAGCTGGCGGCACGGGCCGGTTTGCCCGCCGTACCGGTGCCGCACTACGCGCCCAGCGCCATCGTCAATGCCTTCGCGACCGGTTCGGAACATCGCTCCGCCATTGTGCTCACCGATGGATTGCTGCGCAGCCTCACGCCGCGCGAACTCACCGGTGTCGTCGCCCATGAGGTGGCCCACATCGCCAACAAAGATCTGCGCGTGATGGGGCTGGCGGACTCCATCAGCCGACTCACGCATCTCATGGCGCTGCTCGCGCAAATAGCGATCCTGTTCAGTTTTCCGGCATTGCTGGCGGGCGTCGTCGATGTCAATTGGCCCGCTTTGCTGTTGCTGGCGGTCGCGCCGCATTTGGCGCTGCTGGCTCAGCTCGGTTTGTCGCGGGTGCGCGAGTTCGACGCCGACCGGCTGGCGGCCGAGCTGACCGGCGATCCGTATGGGTTGGCTCTTGCGTTGGCGAAAATCGAGCGGGTCAGCCGCTCCTGGCGCGCCTGGCTGCTGCCGGGATGGGGCAATCCCGAACCCTCTTGGTTGCGTACACACCCTGCAACGGCTGCGCGTATCGAACGGCTGCGGGATCTAGCGGCGCAGCTTGTTCCGATGTCACTTCATTCACCTCACTTCCTGCCAGATCCCACTATCGCGCCACGCCCGCCGCGTTGGCGCCCCGGCGGACTCTGGCGCTGATTCCCAACAGGAGACCTTCATGTCCTACATCGATCCTTACGGCCAACCGGCGCCAGACTATTTCATTCGCCGTTGGTTGGTCATCACTGCCTGTGTCGCGGTGCTTATGC is a window encoding:
- the fliG gene encoding flagellar motor switch protein FliG; the protein is MAEKKTKLSGPERAAILMMAVGEDVATAIMKHMGPKEVQRIGEAMASTSNVSREQVEDVVATFAETFGNQTAIGVGSEEYLRKILVNSLGEDKASGLIDRILLGRSSKGLEALKWMEPRSIAEVVRLEHPQIIAIVLSYLDADQAAEVLSLLPENMRADILMRIASLDGIQPSALQELDDILDKQFSGATGNLKSSSVGGTKTAANILNFMDTAIEGAILDRVKEVDSELGQKIQDLMFVFDNLAEVDDRSIQALLREVSSDTLIIALKGADAAVTEKVLKNMSKRAAEMLRDDLEARGPVRLSEVEAAQKEILAIARRMAEAGDISLGGGGDEFV
- a CDS encoding flagellar assembly protein FliH — protein: MSSSKVISADSLTAYERWELPEVDGPGVRRARVEDMDASAVKPLTAEQLEQIRHEAQREGFETGRREGLAAAQKEVRAMVQRLTQIINAFSNPLEDVDAKVEQELVSLAIAVARQIIRRELKTDPGQVVAVVREALAALPAAARRVTIHLHPEDAALVRETLPSAGEESNWRIVEDARLSRGGCRIHAEHSQIDATVEKRIAAIVTQLLGGERATDKTTEDEHDAAQ
- the fliI gene encoding flagellar protein export ATPase FliI; translation: MSMMLRSERWSAALQRAGRQLGEVQTLMVEGRLTRMIGLTLEAVGLRANIGARCLVESADGDAIEAEVVGFAGEKLYLMPTGPIRGIGPNARVIPTGRSYDAAVGDALLGRVIDGAGMPLDGKGPIETTARIPLSGRPINPMARRPIREPLDVGVRAINTLLTVGRGQRMGLFAGSGVGKSVLLGMMTRFTTAEVVVVGLIGERGREVKEFIENILGEEGMARAVVVAAPADATPVMRLHGASLATSVAEYFRDQGRDVLLLMDSLTRYAQAQRELALAIGEPPATKGYPASVFAKLPQLVERAGNGDVGGGSITAFYTVLTEGDDQQDPIADSARAILDGHVVLSRRLAEAGHYPAIDIEASISRAMTEITQPDHQQAARSFKRIYSTYQQNRDLISVGAYVKGSNPQIDEAIRLYPSLTQFLQQGINEPVDFAQSMQDLTTVMESSVPQGGTLARR
- the fliJ gene encoding flagellar export protein FliJ → MTRSKRMQPVLRIAEMREQDAAKELGDAQRMLQEQEDRLAELRAYQAEYARNFQEQGSAGISAARFQEFHRFMASLNQAIEQQQQVIQNAARVCAQKKQLWQQAYGKSKSLGKVVERYCEQEQYEQGRREQKAADEMAQHGARGRLGRDEE
- a CDS encoding flagellar hook-length control protein FliK; the protein is MLNAKSGISEMLLPVGGGGSARRQETGSADDSGLFGDTLKGQMQQAAEAQKPASRETERPAQSAQKAAADAGQQPVKAESDIPVEVAQEDAEAVAASDGATEELVVELAEDGLPVQTLSAESFPATEPEVAAGGNDLPAETDAGGKILPLPLTQFPSPQADARADVPPEEGALEELPRWLHSLAAAGRGREQAVAGRTEEPGLLAAEDGVQDGAFLKGLQAVTAQMDGQRSDMGGRQPGQGAETFFKLAGLTVVKEAPPPLSLAASTVSAAAAATTAPTSAAPAAAVPTLALDVPLRQAGWDQAMAERVVWMAKQGVQEAQIHLNPRNMGPIEVHVSVQKDQASVAFVAQHAMTREALDAAMPRLRDMLQDSGLNLAQAEVSQHDRQREQAAGFAGGQGRGQHAHGGHAAGDDVVVAQTPLRSGGLGAVDYYA
- a CDS encoding RNA polymerase sigma factor FliA gives rise to the protein MYTAPGIRRDDELVTRFAPLVKRIAYHLIGRLPASVMVDDLIQAGMIGLLDAARHYDESQGASFETYASIRIRGAMLDELRRNDWAPKSVHRRARDVAEAMRRVEVESGREASDKEVAREMGISLDEYHQILLDASTSKVANFEELGLDEASIGDGLVEQEPAPLRAVQDARFADSLAEAIESLPERERLVLSLYYDQELNLKEIGAVLNVTESRVSQLLSQAYLRLRGRLGDWLQK
- a CDS encoding DUF1249 domain-containing protein; the protein is MKRHLVSRREVQPHPLWLFEENYLLLRRLLPRLRPGARFVLGGGHGALRVEVAEDAGPYTTHLTLSTTFAGDGQLPPPLRFKVRIYHDARLAEVTGYQDCAHIPPRYAARQAEGFQRDERRQVNRLLHEVLQQCRRHGHVAVEQP
- a CDS encoding MFS transporter, with amino-acid sequence MLSHLFRSLRHRQFRLFYFGQLISITGTWMQNMAQAWLVYRLSHSSLMLGAVAFAAMLPVLLFGLAGGMLADRLPRRSLLITAQLVAMVQALLLALLVFGGWVETWHVVILAFMLGLVHAVEMPSRHSFLAELVPATDLPNAIALNSSIFNLARFAGPAIAGALVASWGEGPVFLLNALSFLAVLWGLLHLTAGRSAASEAAQSQWRRLREGLDYAWDNRPIRSALFLLTVGSLTAPAYTVLMPVFTHQIFGGGAGQLGLLLGTAGIGALLAAMRLAWLGGRQHLSHNIALATLAAGIGMLLFANTTTLAYALPLLVVLGFSVTTMATSINTLIQMQVPNQLRGRIMALFAVLFIGITSLGNLLAGYTATHIGVVATVMLAGMICAGAGAVYRLSQIRMTKRN
- the iscU gene encoding Fe-S cluster assembly scaffold IscU is translated as MAYSDKVIDHYENPRNVGSLDKDAPDVGTGMVGAPACGDVMRLQIKVGADGVIEDAKFKTYGCGSAIASSSLVTEWMKGKTLDQALEIKNSQIAEELALPPVKIHCSVLAEDAIKAAIADYRSKH
- a CDS encoding energy-coupling factor ABC transporter permease, whose protein sequence is MNLSYTLFPAWLHWLATAGFTLLFIYAVRHGAWRRFGDKELLHVLLGSCVLLLLIWNLKAGIKPGLTFHLLGGTLFMLMYGWEVAFVAISLVLAGNIINGLISWQSFAINALVMGALPVLVTHAVYRLAVWYLPHHFFVYILFNAFFCAGLGMALTVSTASLLLVGFGPYSVGTVMRDYLPYVPLMMFGEGFMTGMLVTGMALMKPHWLVTYDDRRYIAGK
- a CDS encoding EAL and HDOD domain-containing protein, which codes for MDVFVARQPIFDRRQQVVAYELLYRARDSRVAEISDPDLATTEVFINTFMDIGLDRVTGQRRAYINLTRPFLLGQYPLPFHQDSVTLEVLEDIVPDTELIEALRGLSQQGFEIALDDFTFRPELVPLLRIADVVKLDIRQLDAEALQQHVALLRRFGVRLLAEKVETRAEFARCLELGFDLFQGYFFCAPAVLRGKQAVPSRLATLRLLHKLNVPEFRFDELAQTISTDATLAYKLLRYINSAYFGLRRKVESIRHALVLLGQKNIRIWLNLIALSHLQDKSHELMVTTLARARMCELIAISRGQEQDKDKYFLVGLFSALDAFVDMPMAEIIESISLADDIVEGITRRSGPLGTVLEMVLHTERGEWASMNPLGLSAAQINSAYLQSIAWAGEMMQLLGD